The following are from one region of the Siniperca chuatsi isolate FFG_IHB_CAS linkage group LG13, ASM2008510v1, whole genome shotgun sequence genome:
- the vwa5b2 gene encoding von Willebrand factor A domain-containing protein 5B1 isoform X2, producing the protein MNYGAATITANCLDEKQALPHLPLCVSLCLSSRFRIIVSDQLCGSGQSRVEACCCPEKMVGLRNCSTWEPLLLKASCIKSCANGCSLGITAHLTYANADTESVEGVFVYPLGEKEVVVGFEAVIAGRLVGVQIQSRGKLKDCCLDCCPGSGLEGHCGNGREWGCCGRTSLDMQCTNGHLILDEDLERTTFIVGTGIIGPMDLVSVVISTTLELPTLENGAIRIVYPTLLTPIVTGQMTPSKSENGGKSEETGPTSCFGATSGKQDRALDSEQQCAHAIFTSPAANLAPYELNFQLLVRGACLLAGLESPTHALRADADPSAQSASATYITLAQEHPYDRHIEIILHLSEPHSPLVILERGRLSFSQYEQQICSRRDFIRCTRKDSEPERKLEFVRKRYHKDILSSPVLMLNFCPDLLCEHLELHKATRELLFLVDRSGSMSGTNIHRVKDAMVVALKSLPSGTMLNIVGFGTTIKPLFTSSKLCTDVTLMQAYEYVQRMRADMRGTNLLGALSWVYQQSMQRSYPRQVFIITDGCISNVAKVLELVRRNTCAGRCFGLGLGPRVCRRLLQGVAKLTGGTTELLDDDERLQPKLIKSLKKAFEPVLSDVRIDWYLPENMEAFLSPNEIPPLYPGNRLIGYCTLYDMTNFKEKKTESQGRGYRGVHLGSTGSVFGQSNDELSPPPASELMPEVTCADGTDLEEALREISREISSEFSCARNTDPGTSPGVELDWSSDVKRRIQESSYIQEQYVLTRCSLSSERSLQTQSHSHIHASSNSDSAGGVFLPDPHSSGSVLDTGSLPQGLEKMPPPEQRASLSRWADSAWQQNLSVETSDNGAEKNGRLGGSEESRRRHKALARSTMAARSFSSPQGELEMHRLRRALERVSFDQTLGGRLDESDGESKPPSRGTLSRRSLTDSSGLLFPASPLDWDSFTDPEYLFTAVPPEDPPPGQCRSLIHGLLSGKPVSWEVTVDLAHLWTPEGQETPGVEGCGGGGDEEREGEPWEELIHQLTARSVIRDFEKMAEKESDIGHGSAKRYRMKAIQTSKHCNIICMYTAFTTTDNNPNKGLPDSMDIQNTGMHLGNRRSSQSGSHRQKTYSVGLGRRRTSRDSEEAEDTWNSTDRDDTPASPCSLTSWDSSVGGSVYSATAPAITGASCTRSQRSIESKSMESFFGTRFPLGRLRSSISSGKQVPLKSHCLSAETEKPETEAPDYLPLVRLQLASGAFLLTDIYSDCVQIPLDRLKRASPYSLHRRSLSPPFRCISPSAPSLSTSTKPPGAPTSHHVTFSPSSCSLAKPTAPPFHHTPDDTPLMLEPRLRRRHLSDRDPVTSPPDLPSSEEGSLELSVGPSQSQSHGQADSGRGSETDVCESSSAEPADLQGSSQLAQDDLEGSSWATAVALAWLEHRCAGYFMEWELVAAKADYWLRCQELSEGVDLAGLKGAARQLFLLLRHWDENIKLNMLCYNPNNM; encoded by the exons ATGAATTATGGTGCTGCTACCATCACAGCCAATTGTCTGGATGAAAAGCAGGCTCTGCCTCACTTACCGTTGTGTGTTAGCTTGTGCCTGAGCAGCAGGTTCAGGATCATAGTTTCTGATCAGCTCTGTGGTTCAGGTCAGAGCAG AGTAGAGGCTTGCTGCTGCCCTGAAAAGATGGTGGGACTGAGAAACTGTTCTACATGGGAACCATTGCTACTCAAGGCTTCCTGCATCAAGTCCTGTGCCAACGGCTGCTCCCTGGGCATCACCGCACACCTTACCTATGCTAATGCTGACACAGAGTCTGTAGAAG gtgtgtttgtgtacccTCTCGGAGAAAAGGAGGTTGTGGTGGGCTTTGAGGCTGTGATTGCCGGCCGGTTGGTGGGGGTCCAGATCCAGAGCCGAGGGAAGCTGAAGGACTGCTGTTTGGATTGCTGCCCTGGATCTGGTCTTGAAGGCCACTGTGGGAACGGCCGGGAGTGGGGCTGCTGTGGGAGAACCAGCCTCGACATGCAATGCACCAACG GACATCTCATCCTGGACGAAGACCTTGAAAGAACCACCTTCATCGTGGGCACAGGCATCATCGGCCCCATGGATTTAGTGTCAGTTGTCATAAGCACCACACTAGAACTCCCCACATTAGAAAATGGAGCAATCCGCATCGTCTACCCCACACTGCTTACCCCGATAGTCACTGGCCAGATGACTCCAAGCAAGAGTGAAAATGGGGGGAAATCTGAAGAAACTGG ACCAACCAGCTGTTTCGGTGCCACCTCAGGAAAACAAGACCGGGCCCTAGACTCTGAGCAGCAGTGTGCCCATGCCATCTTCACCAGTCCAGCTGCCAACCTGGCACCTTATGAACTCAACTTTCAGCTGCTGGTCAGAGGGGCCTGCCTACTGGCCG GACTGGAGAGCCCCACTCACGCTCTGAGGGCAGATGCAGACCCCAGTGCCCAAAGTGCCTCTGCTACCTACATCACCTTGGCACAGGAACATCCATATGACAGACACATAGAGATCATTCTGCACCTCAGTG AACCTCACAGCCCGTTGGTCATATTAGAGAGAGGCAGGCTCTCATTCAGCCAGTATGAACAGCAGATCTGTTCCCGCCGTGATTTCATTCGCTGCACCCGCAAAGATTCAGAACCTGAGAGGAAG CTGGAGTTTGTGAGGAAGCGATACCACAAGGACATTTTGAGCAGCCCCGTCCTGATGCTCAATTTCTGCCCCGACTTGCTGTGTGAACATCTGGAGCTGCACAAAGCCACCAGAGAACTGCTGTTCCTTGTTGATCGCAGTGGCAGCATGAGTGGCACCAACATCCATCGTGTAAAG GACGCCATGGTGGTGGCATTGAAGAGCCTCCCTTCTGGCACCATGCTCAACATTGTGGGCTTCGGCACCACCATCAAGCCTCTGTTCACCTCCAGCAAGCTCTGCACTGAT GTCACTCTAATGCAGGCATATGAGTATGTCCAGAGGATGAGAGCCGATATGCGAGGCACCAACCTGCTGGGGGCGCTGTCCTGGGTGTACCAACAGTCCATGCAGCGCTCATATCCTCGCCAGGTCTTCATCATCACAGACGGATGCATCAGCAATGTGGCTAAAGTGCTGGAGTTGGTCCGCAGAAACACATGCGCTGGCAG ATGCTTTGGCCTGGGCCTTGGTCCCCGAGTTTGCAGGAGACTCCTGCAGGGCGTTGCCAAACTGACAGGAGGGACTACAGAGCTCTTGGATGATGATGAGAGACTCCAGCCTAAG TTAATCAAGTCTCTGAAAAAGGCCTTTGAACCTGTGCTGTCCGACGTGCGCATTGACTGGTACCTGCCAGAAAACATGGAGGCCTTTCTTTCACCCAATGAAATCCCTCCTCTCTACCCTGGGAATCGTCTAATTGGATATTGCACTCTATACGATATGACgaatttcaaagaaaaaaagacagag TCTCAAGGACGGGGCTATAGAGGTGTACACCTTGGCTCCACGGGTTCAGTTTTTGGCCAATCAAATGATGAGCTTTCACCTCCTCCTGCCTCCGAGTTAATGCCTGAGGTGACATGTGCAGATGGCACCGACTTGGAGGAGGCACTGAGGGAGATTTCCAGAGAAATCTCCTCTGAGTTCTCCTGTGCCAGAAACACAGACCCAGGCACCAGCCCAG GTGTGGAGTTAGACTGGTCCAGTGATGTGAAGAGGAGGATCCAGGAGAGCTCTTATATCCAGGAGCAATATGTCCTTACTCGCTGCTCCCTCAGTAGTGAGCGGAGTCTACAAACACAGTCCcactcacacatacacgctTCGTCCAACTCTGACTCTGCAGGCGGGGTCTTTCTGCCTGACCCCCACTCCTCTGGTTCAGTGTTGGATACGGGGTCTTTACCCCAAGGCCTTGAAAAGATGCCCCCTCCAGAACAGAGAGCATCCCTGTCTCGCTGGGCAGACTCTGCATGGCAGCAAAACCTCTCAGTGGAAACATCTGATAACGGAGCAGAAAAG AATGGGCGTCTGGGTGGAAGTGAGGAGTCTCGTAGGAGACATAAAGCACTGGCCCGTTCAACCATGGCAGCACGGAGTTTCTCATCCCCCCAGGGCGAGCTGGAGATGCATCGCCTGAGGAGAGCTCTGGAGAGGGTCTCCTTTGACCAAACGCTGGGAGGGAGGCTGGATGAAAGCGATGGGGAGAGTAAGCCCCCATCAAGAGGGACACTGTCCCGCAGAAGCCTCACTGACTCCA GTGGACTCCTATTCCCCGCCTCTCCTCTGGACTGGGATAGCTTCACAGACCCGGAGTACCTCTTTACTGCTGTTCCACCAGAGGATCCCCCACCAGGTCAGTGCCGCTCTCTCATTCACGGCCTGCTGAGCGGCAAACCTGTGTCCTGGGAGGTCACTGTGGACCTAGCACACCTCTGGACCCCTGAGGGCCAGGAGACACCAGGGGTTGAGGGATGCGGAGGAGGAGGggatgaagaaagagaaggggaaCCATGGGAGGAGCTCATTCACCAACTCACTGCTCGCTCAGTTATAAGGGACTTTGAGAAAATGGCAGAGAAGGAGAGCGACATTGGACATG GTTCAGCTAAGCGATACCGTATGAAGGCTATCCAGACCAGTAAGCATTGTAACATCATCTGCATGTACACAGCCTTCACTACCACTGATAACAACCCTAATAAAGGCTTGCCAGACAGCATGGACATCCAAAACACAG ggatgcATTTGGGAAACAGGCGGAGTTCCCAGTCAGGTAGTCACAGGCAGAAGACCTATTCTGTCGGTTTGGGCAGACGGCGCACCAGTAGAGACAGTGAAGAGGCCGAGGACACCTGGAACTCTACAG ACAGAGATGACACTCCTGCCTCACCCTGTAGCCTTACATCCTGGGACTCTA GTGTAGGGGGCAGTGTGTACTCTGCCACAGCCCCAGCAATAACAGGCGCCTCATGCACTCGTTCACAGCGATCTATCGAGAGCAAGTCAATGGAGAGCTTCTTTGGCACCAG ATTTCCTCTGGGCAGACTCAGGTCCTCTATTTCATCGGGAAAGCAGGTTCCTCTCAAGTcccactgtctgtctgccgAGACTGAGAAACCTGAAACTGAAGCTCCAGACTACCTGCCCCTG GTGCGACTGCAGCTGGCATCAGGAGCTTTTCTTCTGACAGACATCTACTCTGACTGTGTCCAGATCCCCCTGGACCGCCTGAAGAGGGCTTCACCCTACAGCCTCCACCGCCGCAGTCTCAGCCCTCCCTTCCGCTGCATATCTCCCAGTGCTCCATCTTTATCCACCTCCACCAAGCCTCCCGGTGCTCCCACTAGTCACCATGTTAccttttctccttcttcctGCTCCCTTGCCAAACCAACTGCTCCTCCTTTCCACCACACTCCAGACGACACTCCCCTAATGCTGGAACCAAGGCTTCGCCGAAGACACCTGTCTGACCGAGACCCTGTCACCTCACCCCCTGACCTCCCCAGCTCCGAGGAGGGCTCACTGGAACTATCTGTTGGCCCCTCTCAGAGCCAGAGCCACGGCCAGGCAGATAGTGGTCGCGGATCAGAGACAGATGTATGTGAAAGCTCTTCAGCAGAGCCAGCTGACCTCCAGGGGAGCAGCCAGTTGGCTCAAGACGACCTGGAGGGGTCGAGCTGGGCCACAGCTGTGGCTCTAGCCTGGCTTGAGCACCGTTGTGCTGGCTACTTCATGGAGTGGGAGCTGGTGGCAGCAAAAGCAGACTACTGGCTGCGCTGTCAGGAGCTGTCCGAGGGAGTGGACCTGGCAGGACTGAAGGGAGCCGCCAGACAGCTGTTCCTGTTGCTGCGCCACTGGGATGAGAACATCAAGCTAAACATGCTGTGTTATAACCCCAATAATATGTGA
- the vwa5b2 gene encoding von Willebrand factor A domain-containing protein 5B1 isoform X3: MNYGAATITANCLDEKQALPHLPLCVSLCLSSRFRIIVSDQLCGSGQSSRVEACCCPEKMVGLRNCSTWEPLLLKASCIKSCANGCSLGITAHLTYANADTESVEGVFVYPLGEKEVVVGFEAVIAGRLVGVQIQSRGKLKDCCLDCCPGSGLEGHCGNGREWGCCGRTSLDMQCTNGHLILDEDLERTTFIVGTGIIGPMDLVSVVISTTLELPTLENGAIRIVYPTLLTPIVTGQMTPSKSENGGKSEETGPTSCFGATSGKQDRALDSEQQCAHAIFTSPAANLAPYELNFQLLVRGACLLAGLESPTHALRADADPSAQSASATYITLAQEHPYDRHIEIILHLSEPHSPLVILERGRLSFSQYEQQICSRRDFIRCTRKDSEPERKLEFVRKRYHKDILSSPVLMLNFCPDLLCEHLELHKATRELLFLVDRSGSMSGTNIHRVKDAMVVALKSLPSGTMLNIVGFGTTIKPLFTSSKLCTDVTLMQAYEYVQRMRADMRGTNLLGALSWVYQQSMQRSYPRQVFIITDGCISNVAKVLELVRRNTCAGRCFGLGLGPRVCRRLLQGVAKLTGGTTELLDDDERLQPKLIKSLKKAFEPVLSDVRIDWYLPENMEAFLSPNEIPPLYPGNRLIGYCTLYDMTNFKEKKTESQGRGYRGVHLGSTGSVFGQSNDELSPPPASELMPEVTCADGTDLEEALREISREISSEFSCARNTDPGTSPGVELDWSSDVKRRIQESSYIQEQYVLTRCSLSSERSLQTQSHSHIHASSNSDSAGGVFLPDPHSSGSVLDTGSLPQGLEKMPPPEQRASLSRWADSAWQQNLSVETSDNGAEKNGRLGGSEESRRRHKALARSTMAARSFSSPQGELEMHRLRRALERVSFDQTLGGRLDESDGESKPPSRGTLSRRSLTDSSGLLFPASPLDWDSFTDPEYLFTAVPPEDPPPGQCRSLIHGLLSGKPVSWEVTVDLAHLWTPEGQETPGVEGCGGGGDEEREGEPWEELIHQLTARSVIRDFEKMAEKESDIGHGSAKRYRMKAIQTSKHCNIICMYTAFTTTDNNPNKGLPDSMDIQNTGMHLGNRRSSQSGSHRQKTYSVGLGRRRTSRDSEEAEDTWNSTGVGGSVYSATAPAITGASCTRSQRSIESKSMESFFGTRFPLGRLRSSISSGKQVPLKSHCLSAETEKPETEAPDYLPLVRLQLASGAFLLTDIYSDCVQIPLDRLKRASPYSLHRRSLSPPFRCISPSAPSLSTSTKPPGAPTSHHVTFSPSSCSLAKPTAPPFHHTPDDTPLMLEPRLRRRHLSDRDPVTSPPDLPSSEEGSLELSVGPSQSQSHGQADSGRGSETDVCESSSAEPADLQGSSQLAQDDLEGSSWATAVALAWLEHRCAGYFMEWELVAAKADYWLRCQELSEGVDLAGLKGAARQLFLLLRHWDENIKLNMLCYNPNNM, from the exons ATGAATTATGGTGCTGCTACCATCACAGCCAATTGTCTGGATGAAAAGCAGGCTCTGCCTCACTTACCGTTGTGTGTTAGCTTGTGCCTGAGCAGCAGGTTCAGGATCATAGTTTCTGATCAGCTCTGTGGTTCAGGTCAGAGCAG CAGAGTAGAGGCTTGCTGCTGCCCTGAAAAGATGGTGGGACTGAGAAACTGTTCTACATGGGAACCATTGCTACTCAAGGCTTCCTGCATCAAGTCCTGTGCCAACGGCTGCTCCCTGGGCATCACCGCACACCTTACCTATGCTAATGCTGACACAGAGTCTGTAGAAG gtgtgtttgtgtacccTCTCGGAGAAAAGGAGGTTGTGGTGGGCTTTGAGGCTGTGATTGCCGGCCGGTTGGTGGGGGTCCAGATCCAGAGCCGAGGGAAGCTGAAGGACTGCTGTTTGGATTGCTGCCCTGGATCTGGTCTTGAAGGCCACTGTGGGAACGGCCGGGAGTGGGGCTGCTGTGGGAGAACCAGCCTCGACATGCAATGCACCAACG GACATCTCATCCTGGACGAAGACCTTGAAAGAACCACCTTCATCGTGGGCACAGGCATCATCGGCCCCATGGATTTAGTGTCAGTTGTCATAAGCACCACACTAGAACTCCCCACATTAGAAAATGGAGCAATCCGCATCGTCTACCCCACACTGCTTACCCCGATAGTCACTGGCCAGATGACTCCAAGCAAGAGTGAAAATGGGGGGAAATCTGAAGAAACTGG ACCAACCAGCTGTTTCGGTGCCACCTCAGGAAAACAAGACCGGGCCCTAGACTCTGAGCAGCAGTGTGCCCATGCCATCTTCACCAGTCCAGCTGCCAACCTGGCACCTTATGAACTCAACTTTCAGCTGCTGGTCAGAGGGGCCTGCCTACTGGCCG GACTGGAGAGCCCCACTCACGCTCTGAGGGCAGATGCAGACCCCAGTGCCCAAAGTGCCTCTGCTACCTACATCACCTTGGCACAGGAACATCCATATGACAGACACATAGAGATCATTCTGCACCTCAGTG AACCTCACAGCCCGTTGGTCATATTAGAGAGAGGCAGGCTCTCATTCAGCCAGTATGAACAGCAGATCTGTTCCCGCCGTGATTTCATTCGCTGCACCCGCAAAGATTCAGAACCTGAGAGGAAG CTGGAGTTTGTGAGGAAGCGATACCACAAGGACATTTTGAGCAGCCCCGTCCTGATGCTCAATTTCTGCCCCGACTTGCTGTGTGAACATCTGGAGCTGCACAAAGCCACCAGAGAACTGCTGTTCCTTGTTGATCGCAGTGGCAGCATGAGTGGCACCAACATCCATCGTGTAAAG GACGCCATGGTGGTGGCATTGAAGAGCCTCCCTTCTGGCACCATGCTCAACATTGTGGGCTTCGGCACCACCATCAAGCCTCTGTTCACCTCCAGCAAGCTCTGCACTGAT GTCACTCTAATGCAGGCATATGAGTATGTCCAGAGGATGAGAGCCGATATGCGAGGCACCAACCTGCTGGGGGCGCTGTCCTGGGTGTACCAACAGTCCATGCAGCGCTCATATCCTCGCCAGGTCTTCATCATCACAGACGGATGCATCAGCAATGTGGCTAAAGTGCTGGAGTTGGTCCGCAGAAACACATGCGCTGGCAG ATGCTTTGGCCTGGGCCTTGGTCCCCGAGTTTGCAGGAGACTCCTGCAGGGCGTTGCCAAACTGACAGGAGGGACTACAGAGCTCTTGGATGATGATGAGAGACTCCAGCCTAAG TTAATCAAGTCTCTGAAAAAGGCCTTTGAACCTGTGCTGTCCGACGTGCGCATTGACTGGTACCTGCCAGAAAACATGGAGGCCTTTCTTTCACCCAATGAAATCCCTCCTCTCTACCCTGGGAATCGTCTAATTGGATATTGCACTCTATACGATATGACgaatttcaaagaaaaaaagacagag TCTCAAGGACGGGGCTATAGAGGTGTACACCTTGGCTCCACGGGTTCAGTTTTTGGCCAATCAAATGATGAGCTTTCACCTCCTCCTGCCTCCGAGTTAATGCCTGAGGTGACATGTGCAGATGGCACCGACTTGGAGGAGGCACTGAGGGAGATTTCCAGAGAAATCTCCTCTGAGTTCTCCTGTGCCAGAAACACAGACCCAGGCACCAGCCCAG GTGTGGAGTTAGACTGGTCCAGTGATGTGAAGAGGAGGATCCAGGAGAGCTCTTATATCCAGGAGCAATATGTCCTTACTCGCTGCTCCCTCAGTAGTGAGCGGAGTCTACAAACACAGTCCcactcacacatacacgctTCGTCCAACTCTGACTCTGCAGGCGGGGTCTTTCTGCCTGACCCCCACTCCTCTGGTTCAGTGTTGGATACGGGGTCTTTACCCCAAGGCCTTGAAAAGATGCCCCCTCCAGAACAGAGAGCATCCCTGTCTCGCTGGGCAGACTCTGCATGGCAGCAAAACCTCTCAGTGGAAACATCTGATAACGGAGCAGAAAAG AATGGGCGTCTGGGTGGAAGTGAGGAGTCTCGTAGGAGACATAAAGCACTGGCCCGTTCAACCATGGCAGCACGGAGTTTCTCATCCCCCCAGGGCGAGCTGGAGATGCATCGCCTGAGGAGAGCTCTGGAGAGGGTCTCCTTTGACCAAACGCTGGGAGGGAGGCTGGATGAAAGCGATGGGGAGAGTAAGCCCCCATCAAGAGGGACACTGTCCCGCAGAAGCCTCACTGACTCCA GTGGACTCCTATTCCCCGCCTCTCCTCTGGACTGGGATAGCTTCACAGACCCGGAGTACCTCTTTACTGCTGTTCCACCAGAGGATCCCCCACCAGGTCAGTGCCGCTCTCTCATTCACGGCCTGCTGAGCGGCAAACCTGTGTCCTGGGAGGTCACTGTGGACCTAGCACACCTCTGGACCCCTGAGGGCCAGGAGACACCAGGGGTTGAGGGATGCGGAGGAGGAGGggatgaagaaagagaaggggaaCCATGGGAGGAGCTCATTCACCAACTCACTGCTCGCTCAGTTATAAGGGACTTTGAGAAAATGGCAGAGAAGGAGAGCGACATTGGACATG GTTCAGCTAAGCGATACCGTATGAAGGCTATCCAGACCAGTAAGCATTGTAACATCATCTGCATGTACACAGCCTTCACTACCACTGATAACAACCCTAATAAAGGCTTGCCAGACAGCATGGACATCCAAAACACAG ggatgcATTTGGGAAACAGGCGGAGTTCCCAGTCAGGTAGTCACAGGCAGAAGACCTATTCTGTCGGTTTGGGCAGACGGCGCACCAGTAGAGACAGTGAAGAGGCCGAGGACACCTGGAACTCTACAG GTGTAGGGGGCAGTGTGTACTCTGCCACAGCCCCAGCAATAACAGGCGCCTCATGCACTCGTTCACAGCGATCTATCGAGAGCAAGTCAATGGAGAGCTTCTTTGGCACCAG ATTTCCTCTGGGCAGACTCAGGTCCTCTATTTCATCGGGAAAGCAGGTTCCTCTCAAGTcccactgtctgtctgccgAGACTGAGAAACCTGAAACTGAAGCTCCAGACTACCTGCCCCTG GTGCGACTGCAGCTGGCATCAGGAGCTTTTCTTCTGACAGACATCTACTCTGACTGTGTCCAGATCCCCCTGGACCGCCTGAAGAGGGCTTCACCCTACAGCCTCCACCGCCGCAGTCTCAGCCCTCCCTTCCGCTGCATATCTCCCAGTGCTCCATCTTTATCCACCTCCACCAAGCCTCCCGGTGCTCCCACTAGTCACCATGTTAccttttctccttcttcctGCTCCCTTGCCAAACCAACTGCTCCTCCTTTCCACCACACTCCAGACGACACTCCCCTAATGCTGGAACCAAGGCTTCGCCGAAGACACCTGTCTGACCGAGACCCTGTCACCTCACCCCCTGACCTCCCCAGCTCCGAGGAGGGCTCACTGGAACTATCTGTTGGCCCCTCTCAGAGCCAGAGCCACGGCCAGGCAGATAGTGGTCGCGGATCAGAGACAGATGTATGTGAAAGCTCTTCAGCAGAGCCAGCTGACCTCCAGGGGAGCAGCCAGTTGGCTCAAGACGACCTGGAGGGGTCGAGCTGGGCCACAGCTGTGGCTCTAGCCTGGCTTGAGCACCGTTGTGCTGGCTACTTCATGGAGTGGGAGCTGGTGGCAGCAAAAGCAGACTACTGGCTGCGCTGTCAGGAGCTGTCCGAGGGAGTGGACCTGGCAGGACTGAAGGGAGCCGCCAGACAGCTGTTCCTGTTGCTGCGCCACTGGGATGAGAACATCAAGCTAAACATGCTGTGTTATAACCCCAATAATATGTGA